In a genomic window of Pseudoglutamicibacter albus:
- a CDS encoding efflux RND transporter permease subunit — MHHLAKVSLRNRALIILITLFVSTFGVVSMNQLKQELMPSVEFPMISVAAQHPGASPQVMDEQVAQPLERSLQAVEGLESTKSTSRTGLTTIQLSLDYGTNMDRARNQVERAISNASDMLPEGVSPTSFAGSFSDFPVVYYAVSGDGSLSAVADRVSANVIPEIERLDGVRQAQLTGADSQYVKVTPDKKKMKDAGLSEQDLQKAISEVGSSVPLGSIEKGTLSLPAETNGAPADLDAWRKLPIAAAAPRGSAPQAPQDRNPKVSLLGDVATVELADEASSSITRTNGELSLALSITKTPEADTVRIVEKIKETLPGLLKDADAEGVVIFDQAEPITDAVSDLTKEGLLGLVFAILVILIFLLSFRATLVTAISIPLSLLATFIGLFGFGYSLNMLTLGALTISIGRVVDDAIVVIENIRRHLANDALDARTERDGTVVSRRESIIHAVREVAGAITASTLTTVAVFAPIAFVSGLAGELFRPFALTVSIALLASLVVSLTIVPVLAYWFISGEKTSRNRKSRNTDAAERLPALQRAYRPVLRSTQKHPVITLVASVVLLAGSIALTPFIKTNMFGDMGETSFDAELALPAGSSLDTTEKQARMVSEKIEGVDGVRDVQYTVGSGTDQLSVMMGGQGSDTAQFIVVVEDSSKVNEARSEVEKQIGELEGLDKDAEFEVSAPGTGGGFNQDITIEVQGNTPETLAEATKKVTDTMRDIPEVTAIKNDLTTTQPTVRVDVDRKKAAEKGLSAQQVGALLNGTIEPLEAGRTTLGFQTYTIKIGEGKTIASLEDLEKLKIPTATGEVTVSDIAKVSQQEKETVVVSRNTDRIAQVTISPTAAGLGAVSAEVSQRLDQIELPDGAHASIGGAATQQEDAFMQLGIAVLLAIAIVYIIMVATFRSLIQPFILLVSIPFAFIGSLLALLITQIPLGLPSLIGMLMLVGIVVTNAIVLIDLINQYRDTAAHRAEGERDAMPLNQAIELGALRRLRPILMTAMATIGAMVPTAFGMTGGSGGFISQPLAVVVIGGLISSTLLTLILVPVLYRLVEGRRERKRLKRESKIKDQNEELLQP, encoded by the coding sequence ATGCACCACCTGGCGAAAGTCTCGCTGCGAAACCGGGCTCTGATCATCTTGATCACACTGTTCGTGAGCACGTTCGGCGTTGTTTCGATGAACCAGTTGAAACAAGAGCTCATGCCATCGGTTGAGTTCCCGATGATCTCCGTGGCAGCGCAGCACCCGGGAGCTTCCCCGCAAGTCATGGACGAACAGGTGGCGCAACCGCTGGAACGCTCACTGCAGGCGGTCGAGGGGCTTGAATCCACCAAATCGACATCCCGGACAGGGCTGACGACCATCCAGCTTTCCCTGGATTACGGGACCAACATGGACCGTGCACGAAACCAGGTTGAACGAGCCATCTCGAACGCCAGCGACATGTTGCCCGAGGGCGTCTCGCCCACCTCTTTCGCAGGGTCTTTCAGCGACTTCCCGGTCGTGTATTACGCCGTCTCCGGTGACGGCTCGCTCTCCGCTGTCGCAGACCGTGTGAGCGCCAACGTCATCCCTGAGATTGAACGTCTCGACGGGGTCCGCCAGGCCCAACTCACGGGCGCTGATTCCCAGTACGTCAAGGTCACCCCTGACAAAAAGAAGATGAAAGATGCGGGCCTGAGCGAGCAAGACCTGCAGAAAGCGATCAGCGAAGTCGGTAGCTCAGTCCCTCTGGGGTCGATTGAAAAAGGTACGTTGAGTCTGCCGGCCGAGACCAACGGTGCCCCAGCGGACCTCGATGCGTGGCGGAAACTCCCCATAGCCGCCGCGGCGCCGCGGGGCTCAGCCCCGCAGGCACCGCAAGACCGCAACCCCAAGGTCTCGTTGCTGGGTGATGTTGCCACAGTCGAGCTTGCGGATGAGGCCAGCTCCTCGATCACCCGCACCAACGGGGAGCTCTCGCTTGCGCTCTCCATCACCAAGACACCCGAGGCTGACACCGTCAGGATCGTCGAGAAGATCAAGGAAACCCTGCCGGGCCTGCTCAAGGACGCCGACGCCGAAGGCGTGGTGATCTTCGATCAAGCCGAACCGATCACCGATGCGGTTTCTGACCTGACAAAGGAAGGCCTGCTTGGCCTCGTCTTCGCGATCCTCGTGATCTTGATCTTCTTGCTTTCTTTCCGGGCAACGCTTGTCACCGCGATCTCGATCCCGCTGTCCTTGCTTGCCACGTTCATCGGCCTGTTCGGTTTCGGTTATTCACTGAACATGCTGACCTTGGGTGCGCTCACCATCTCGATCGGCCGAGTGGTCGATGACGCGATCGTTGTGATCGAAAATATTCGTCGCCACCTCGCCAATGACGCACTCGATGCGCGGACCGAACGCGACGGAACTGTCGTCTCCCGCCGTGAGAGCATCATCCACGCTGTCCGCGAAGTGGCCGGAGCCATCACCGCATCGACGTTGACGACCGTTGCGGTGTTCGCGCCGATCGCTTTCGTATCCGGACTTGCCGGTGAACTGTTCCGTCCGTTCGCCCTCACAGTGAGCATCGCGCTGCTTGCATCCCTGGTGGTCTCGCTCACGATCGTTCCGGTGCTCGCCTACTGGTTCATCTCCGGCGAAAAGACCTCTCGGAACCGCAAGAGCCGCAATACTGATGCCGCCGAGCGTTTACCGGCCCTGCAGCGGGCGTACCGTCCCGTCCTTCGTTCCACGCAGAAGCATCCCGTCATCACGCTCGTGGCATCCGTGGTGTTGCTCGCCGGGTCTATCGCGTTGACTCCGTTCATCAAAACGAACATGTTCGGTGACATGGGTGAGACCTCTTTCGACGCCGAGCTCGCCCTGCCTGCAGGTTCCTCGCTGGATACCACCGAAAAGCAAGCCCGTATGGTCTCCGAGAAGATTGAGGGGGTCGATGGTGTCCGCGACGTCCAGTACACGGTCGGCTCGGGCACCGACCAGCTTTCCGTGATGATGGGCGGGCAAGGCTCGGACACGGCCCAGTTCATTGTGGTGGTCGAAGACTCATCCAAAGTCAATGAAGCGCGCTCCGAGGTCGAAAAGCAGATCGGAGAGCTCGAAGGCCTCGATAAGGACGCCGAGTTCGAGGTCTCCGCCCCAGGAACCGGTGGTGGTTTCAACCAGGACATCACGATCGAGGTGCAAGGCAACACACCTGAAACTCTCGCGGAAGCGACCAAGAAGGTCACGGACACGATGCGGGACATCCCTGAGGTGACCGCGATCAAGAATGACCTCACCACAACCCAGCCGACCGTACGCGTTGACGTGGACCGGAAGAAGGCAGCTGAAAAGGGGTTGAGCGCGCAGCAAGTGGGCGCGTTGCTCAACGGCACCATCGAACCCCTGGAAGCTGGCCGCACCACCCTCGGCTTCCAGACCTACACGATCAAGATCGGTGAAGGTAAGACGATCGCTTCACTCGAGGACCTTGAGAAGCTGAAGATCCCTACCGCAACCGGTGAGGTCACTGTCTCCGACATCGCTAAGGTTTCTCAGCAGGAGAAAGAAACCGTTGTGGTTTCGCGCAACACCGACCGCATTGCGCAAGTCACGATCTCTCCTACGGCCGCCGGCCTCGGCGCTGTATCGGCTGAAGTGAGCCAACGGCTGGACCAAATCGAGTTGCCTGACGGCGCCCACGCAAGCATCGGAGGGGCGGCAACCCAGCAGGAAGATGCGTTCATGCAGCTGGGGATCGCGGTCCTGCTTGCTATCGCGATCGTCTACATCATCATGGTCGCGACCTTCCGCTCGCTCATCCAGCCGTTCATTCTGTTGGTTTCGATTCCGTTCGCGTTCATCGGCTCGTTGCTCGCGTTGTTGATCACGCAGATCCCGTTAGGCCTGCCGTCCTTGATCGGCATGTTGATGCTGGTTGGCATTGTTGTCACCAACGCGATCGTCCTGATCGACCTCATCAACCAGTACCGCGACACCGCCGCACACCGCGCTGAAGGTGAACGCGACGCGATGCCGCTGAACCAGGCGATCGAGCTGGGTGCGTTGCGCAGGTTGCGTCCGATCTTGATGACGGCGATGGCGACGATCGGCGCGATGGTCCCAACCGCTTTCGGTATGACGGGCGGTAGCGGTGGATTCATCTCGCAGCCTCTCGCGGTCGTGGTGATCGGTGGCCTCATCTCATCGACGCTATTGACCTTGATCCTTGTTCCGGTCCTCTACCGGCTCGTTGAAGGCCGCCGCGAACGCAAACGACTCAAACGCGAAAGCAAAATCAAGGACCAGAATGAAGAACTACTTCAACCCTGA